The following coding sequences are from one Capsicum annuum cultivar UCD-10X-F1 chromosome 3, UCD10Xv1.1, whole genome shotgun sequence window:
- the LOC107865154 gene encoding GATOR complex protein WDR24-like, with protein MWLQKRSPDFKPKEDLPVTPGWALFPGLPFHINNWHYIKQISISVGTSLALDATTIGGTRPSIEKIRVEVDLLKTHPDSVWVGIDYEDFTLGVYTQKINYEGIPKYCRECKKLGHNTQNCRVLEKKKALAEEEDNTKNNEAKSSSFGSEKEKYETNFGQENDRSNDTKPKQANGNSDLERPNNSNGNYNMRFEAENLKGSEDDMEKKRKNKKNEKKIMQKKNIENLVKKELSQSYKGEKELSKTKPEEVSQKKPSDIPFAILEVAIATGQNRLRSRIRDLLSCVYDRSGNSEMSRS; from the exons ATGTGGTTACAAAAAAGGTCCCCCGATTTCAAACCCAAGGAGGATCTCCCGGTTACTCCAGGTTGGGCTCTGTTCCCAGGTTTGCCATTTCACATTAATAACTGGCATTATATTAAGCAAATTTCGATCTCAGTTGGTACATCCTTAGCACTAGATGCAACCACTATTGGTGGAACACGACCAAGTATAGAGAAAATTAGAGTCGAGGTCGACTTACTTAAAACACATCCGGATAGTGTATGGGTTGGTATTGATTATGAAGATTTCACTTTAGGAGtttatacccaaaaaattaattatgaggGTATTCCAAAATATTGCAGAGAATGTAAGAAATTGGGACACAATACTCAAAATTGTAGAGTTCTTGAAAAAAAGAAAGCTTTGGCCGAAGAAGAAGATAATACCAAGAACAATGAAGCCAAAAGCTCAAGTTTTGGTtctgaaaaggaaaaatatgaaactAATTTTGGACAGGAAAATGATAGAAGTAATGACACTAAGCCAAAGCAAGCTAATGGAAATAGTGACCTAGAAAGACCAAATAATAGCAATGGTAACTACAACATGAGATTCGAGGCTGAGAACCTGAAGGGAAGTGAAGATGatatggaaaagaaaagaaaaaataagaagaacgAGAAAAAGATAATGCAAAAAAAGAACATT GAAAATCTAGTGAAAAAGGAGTTAAGTCAAAGCTATAAAGGAGAAAAAGAGCTGAGCAAGACGAAGCCTGAAGAGGTGTCTCAGAAAAAACCCTCAGATATCCCTTTCGCGATTTTAGAAGTCGCAATCGCGACTGGTCAAAATAGACTGAGAAGTCGCATACGCGACTTGCTGAGTTGCGTCTATGATAGGTCAGGGAATTCAGAGATGTCGCGATCGTGA